One part of the Treponema sp. OMZ 787 genome encodes these proteins:
- a CDS encoding RHS repeat domain-containing protein — protein MKISYYSQPNYLTRTAIVREQKQFIKIAFAVHLSAVISAERYRSDSGALKSAVPILVYFYIIMINKYRQSAKRKLLLNSPTDRTFENRHVGCKEREKINRRRTLCTLRINFFEATPQTAYIFSKETVKNGNRVYSIKEYEVDTAPHARIKKETNTIRENYNEIKTESEYEYDKYGNVTKLYDKGDVINTNDDIIAEITYWKGASEDKYFKAHPEKIHVLHGKTGTLLRKREGAYDSRTGALTELKQYTSHGAYLVNRIEWTEEGNIKAVTSPTGKRAEYKYLDGIYPIEIKELSSKGDKSYTSKIEWDRILGVKLKETDAANNTMSYKYDNLARVTEVRSPYDTSETPYAKYTYITPKDSYWYTVTENKISTEAEDEKVMKTIVLHDGLGRISYTAKEGEVYVDGTADQTQTGWNISSAINYDEAGRKIEEGMPFFYGGDLEQELVNKNSYEALESFYELNNFTTIRNGTKYEYDDIDRNILTTLPDGHTQRNEYSIDASLQITKATDPLENISISKKDARGNIREVERLDQTNTLLTKARYEYSVLGEMLRAYDAKNNLLSVTYDLLGRRTALESKDTGKKEWIYDDKGRLQAETDSVLKNKAAEIRYEYDGFDRILKIDYPFSQDIEYKYGAHGQNGAGQIVYKKDETGETHYTYGNLNEVVSETRTINRYGAGSSPETASFEYRSDYLGRMQSMKYPDGEKITYTYDKGGQLRGVSGVKTTNKGKAEYSYVDKILYDEHAQRVYIKYGNGVETRYKYDEKRRWLDTIETKNVQTQDVFQKIKYSFDPVGNVLGYNNDASTYETQQTYSYDSLYQLISVEGTSNQYKGKKSFGMTPVSIAKYKQTFSFDAIGNMKEKLSTTNIPGAQGNSYPKAELDYNLDYEYDPAYAHRLIRAGNRYYRYDANGNITAEKDGPFTDEEEFVFTYSYFENEDVYGADYGFGLDAPKETEQSNPQDLFAYRRNYTWNERNLLTKSSDKNYTVHYRYGEDGQRALKYTDEGRSETLYFNNFFTIHIPTQDQNNPQGLRVHKHIFVGNSRLVTAMTHTDNKGDNDEQKAKRYYYHSDNLGSAQFVTDWKGRQYEHIEYTPYGELWIEEVAAGLDKLPFRFTGKELDEETGLYYYGARYLDPKYSRWLSGDPALNDYIPKAPINDEAKKHNENLPGMGGVFNVVNLHVYHYAGNNPVKYTDPDGKSGKLTIYSTGNSLMGGHAWISYTPDDTGVTTTYGTWGNNPTGKGNGLFENLEQNRGAEATRSVHLDDNQERALLKTINDYKEKGKGAWKLFGPCSKFAQDAWDSATGEYLNANTLIIINNPETLKKSIIKANGNVANGTLEMPNSSSGASSTGSNSVDRSSGSSSYGVGSTSNVSLDPIYNSLAE, from the coding sequence ATGAAGATTAGTTATTATTCACAGCCCAACTATCTCACTCGGACAGCGATTGTAAGGGAGCAAAAGCAATTTATAAAAATTGCTTTTGCTGTACATCTTTCCGCAGTAATTTCTGCGGAAAGATACCGAAGCGATAGCGGAGCCCTGAAAAGCGCGGTGCCGATACTTGTTTACTTTTATATTATAATGATAAACAAGTATCGGCAGTCCGCTAAAAGAAAGTTATTACTAAACAGCCCCACTGACAGGACTTTTGAAAATAGACATGTTGGATGCAAGGAGCGAGAAAAAATTAACCGCAGGCGTACTTTATGTACGTTGAGGATTAATTTTTTTGAAGCGACGCCGCAGACGGCGTATATATTTTCAAAAGAAACTGTAAAAAACGGAAACAGAGTATACTCAATAAAAGAATACGAGGTAGACACAGCCCCCCATGCAAGAATAAAAAAAGAAACTAACACAATACGAGAAAACTACAACGAAATAAAAACCGAAAGCGAATACGAGTACGACAAATACGGCAACGTAACAAAACTCTATGACAAGGGAGATGTCATAAACACAAACGACGACATAATAGCGGAAATAACATACTGGAAGGGGGCGAGTGAAGATAAGTACTTTAAAGCCCACCCCGAAAAAATACATGTCCTGCACGGAAAGACAGGAACTCTTTTGCGTAAAAGGGAGGGCGCATACGACAGCAGAACAGGCGCCTTAACGGAATTAAAACAATACACGTCGCATGGAGCATATCTTGTAAACCGCATAGAATGGACAGAGGAAGGAAACATAAAAGCGGTAACAAGCCCGACAGGTAAAAGAGCCGAATACAAATACCTTGACGGCATCTACCCGATTGAAATAAAAGAGTTAAGCTCTAAAGGAGATAAATCTTACACAAGTAAAATAGAATGGGATCGTATTTTAGGAGTAAAACTAAAAGAAACGGATGCTGCAAACAATACAATGAGCTATAAATATGACAACTTGGCAAGAGTAACCGAAGTACGCAGCCCCTACGACACAAGTGAAACTCCTTACGCAAAATACACATACATTACGCCAAAAGATTCCTATTGGTACACCGTAACAGAAAACAAAATAAGCACTGAAGCAGAAGATGAAAAAGTAATGAAAACAATAGTTCTCCATGACGGCTTAGGAAGAATAAGCTATACAGCAAAAGAGGGAGAAGTATACGTAGACGGAACCGCTGACCAAACCCAAACGGGCTGGAACATCTCAAGTGCAATAAACTATGATGAAGCAGGACGAAAGATAGAAGAAGGAATGCCATTCTTTTACGGAGGGGATTTAGAACAAGAACTGGTAAATAAAAACTCTTATGAAGCCCTTGAATCTTTTTACGAACTAAATAATTTTACAACGATAAGAAACGGCACGAAATACGAGTATGACGATATTGACAGAAACATTCTAACCACGCTTCCAGACGGGCACACACAAAGAAATGAATACTCGATAGACGCTTCGCTTCAAATAACAAAGGCAACTGACCCGCTGGAGAACATAAGCATAAGCAAAAAAGACGCAAGAGGAAACATACGGGAAGTAGAACGCTTGGATCAAACCAATACCTTACTTACCAAAGCACGATACGAATACTCCGTATTAGGAGAAATGCTTAGAGCCTATGACGCAAAAAATAATCTTTTATCGGTAACGTATGACCTATTGGGAAGAAGAACGGCGCTTGAAAGCAAGGACACCGGCAAAAAAGAATGGATATACGACGATAAAGGAAGACTTCAAGCGGAAACCGATTCGGTATTAAAAAACAAGGCTGCCGAAATACGATATGAATACGACGGCTTTGACCGCATACTAAAAATAGACTATCCTTTTAGCCAAGACATAGAATACAAATACGGAGCTCACGGACAAAATGGAGCGGGACAAATAGTATACAAAAAAGATGAGACGGGAGAGACTCACTACACTTACGGAAACTTAAACGAGGTAGTAAGCGAAACAAGAACCATAAACCGCTACGGAGCAGGAAGCAGCCCCGAAACTGCAAGTTTTGAATACCGCTCCGATTACCTTGGAAGAATGCAAAGCATGAAGTACCCCGACGGAGAAAAAATAACCTACACCTATGACAAAGGCGGACAGCTAAGGGGAGTAAGCGGAGTAAAAACTACAAACAAGGGAAAGGCAGAATACTCTTATGTCGATAAAATCCTATATGACGAGCACGCACAACGAGTCTACATTAAATACGGAAACGGAGTAGAAACAAGATACAAATACGATGAGAAGCGGCGCTGGCTCGATACAATAGAAACCAAAAACGTACAAACCCAAGACGTCTTCCAAAAAATAAAATACTCATTCGACCCTGTCGGAAACGTCCTAGGCTATAATAATGATGCAAGTACTTACGAAACACAACAAACATATTCTTACGACAGCTTGTACCAGCTGATAAGCGTAGAAGGAACAAGCAACCAATACAAGGGTAAAAAGAGCTTCGGTATGACACCGGTAAGTATTGCAAAATATAAACAAACCTTTAGCTTTGACGCTATAGGCAACATGAAAGAAAAGCTAAGCACCACAAACATACCCGGAGCTCAAGGGAACTCGTATCCCAAAGCTGAACTTGATTACAACCTCGACTACGAGTACGACCCGGCTTATGCACACAGGTTAATAAGGGCAGGTAACCGTTATTACCGCTATGACGCAAACGGAAATATCACAGCCGAAAAAGACGGACCTTTTACAGATGAAGAAGAGTTTGTATTTACATACTCATACTTTGAAAATGAAGACGTATACGGTGCAGACTACGGCTTCGGTCTTGATGCTCCTAAAGAAACCGAACAATCAAACCCGCAAGATCTATTTGCTTATCGAAGAAACTACACTTGGAACGAGCGAAACCTCTTAACAAAATCAAGCGACAAAAACTACACAGTCCACTACCGCTATGGCGAAGACGGACAAAGAGCACTTAAATACACAGACGAGGGAAGAAGTGAAACCTTATACTTCAACAATTTTTTCACAATACACATACCGACACAAGACCAAAATAACCCTCAAGGCTTACGTGTACACAAACACATATTTGTCGGTAACAGCCGCCTTGTAACAGCGATGACGCACACGGATAACAAAGGCGATAACGATGAACAAAAGGCTAAACGGTATTACTACCATAGCGACAATTTGGGAAGTGCACAGTTCGTAACAGACTGGAAAGGCAGACAGTACGAGCACATCGAATACACACCGTACGGAGAACTCTGGATAGAGGAAGTTGCTGCAGGATTGGATAAGTTACCGTTTAGGTTTACCGGCAAAGAGCTTGACGAAGAGACAGGACTGTATTATTATGGAGCAAGATACTTAGATCCGAAGTATAGTAGGTGGTTAAGTGGGGATCCTGCACTTAATGATTATATACCAAAGGCTCCGATAAACGATGAGGCAAAGAAACACAATGAAAACTTGCCGGGAATGGGAGGGGTATTTAATGTTGTAAACTTACATGTTTACCATTATGCAGGCAATAATCCGGTGAAGTATACTGATCCGGATGGGAAAAGTGGAAAACTCACTATTTATTCAACTGGAAATTCTTTGATGGGGGGACATGCATGGATTTCTTATACACCGGATGATACTGGTGTTACGACAACATATGGAACATGGGGTAATAATCCCACTGGGAAAGGTAATGGGTTATTTGAAAATCTTGAACAGAATAGAGGTGCAGAAGCAACTAGATCTGTTCATTTGGATGATAACCAAGAACGAGCTTTATTAAAGACAATTAATGATTATAAAGAAAAAGGTAAAGGTGCATGGAAATTGTTTGGACCATGTTCAAAATTTGCACAAGATGCTTGGGATTCTGCTACAGGCGAATATTTAAATGCTAATACTTTGATAATTATTAATAATCCTGAAACTTTGAAAAAATCAATAATTAAAGCTAATGGAAATGTAGCAAATGGAACTTTAGAAATGCCAAATTCAAGTAGCGGAGCTTCTAGTACTGGATCAAATTCTGTTGACAGAAGTTCTGGTTCTTCGTCTTATGGAGTAGGTAGTACATCTAATGTATCATTGGATCCTATTTATAATTCATTAGCAGAATGA
- a CDS encoding RHS repeat domain-containing protein, with translation MKPKLCICSQPTYLIRTAIEAKILFAVCVIKKQALTGGKSLACEDKCSKKIGAKSAVPVFVYLCIVLIVHKYRQSAKRKLLLNSPTDRTFGNRRSRYKEPSKNRAEAYRVYVEHLFLRSDAGDARIFSKEMTHTENQRDNDEQKAKRYYYQSDHLGSAQFVTDWRGKQYEHIEYTPYGELWIEETAPGIDKLPFRFTGKELDEETGLYYYGARYLDPKYSRWLSGDPALNDYIPKAPIDNEAKKHNENLPGMGGVFNVVNLHVYHYAGNNPVKYIDPDGEASILSRRINSNGTVKAYKIASKLGKIFEFAKHSLVDYGELKTFKDSYGMVHHLGRNQGIKYNELKNVEDRQYSIKYTNMDDNITKQAVENALNMERFGGKLPNGKHNNDSAKQKYKILINDCNAFTRTVFKEYKKLWKENWKKENNSTSRYQAWKAWRRHYKEISARRNEEIQIKH, from the coding sequence ATGAAACCAAAACTTTGTATTTGTTCACAGCCTACCTATCTCATTCGGACAGCGATTGAAGCAAAAATCCTTTTTGCGGTTTGTGTAATCAAAAAGCAAGCTCTGACCGGAGGGAAGAGCCTTGCCTGTGAAGACAAATGCAGCAAAAAGATTGGAGCGAAAAGCGCGGTGCCGGTATTTGTGTACCTTTGCATAGTATTGATAGTACACAAATACCGGCAGTCCGCCAAAAGAAAATTATTATTAAACAGTCCCACTGACAGGACTTTTGGAAATAGGCGGAGCAGATACAAGGAGCCTAGTAAAAATAGAGCGGAGGCGTATCGGGTATACGTCGAGCATTTATTTTTGCGTAGCGACGCAGGAGATGCCCGCATATTTTCAAAAGAGATGACACATACGGAAAACCAAAGAGACAACGACGAACAAAAGGCAAAGAGATACTACTACCAAAGCGATCACTTGGGAAGCGCACAATTTGTAACAGATTGGCGCGGTAAGCAATATGAGCATATAGAGTACACACCTTACGGAGAACTCTGGATAGAGGAGACAGCTCCCGGAATTGATAAACTTCCTTTTAGGTTTACCGGTAAAGAGCTTGACGAGGAGACGGGATTGTACTACTATGGAGCTAGGTATCTTGACCCGAAGTATTCGAGGTGGTTGTCAGGCGACCCTGCACTTAATGATTACATACCTAAAGCACCCATTGACAATGAAGCTAAGAAACATAACGAGAATTTACCCGGTATGGGAGGCGTGTTTAATGTTGTTAATCTTCACGTGTACCACTATGCAGGGAATAATCCGGTGAAGTATATTGATCCGGATGGGGAGGCATCAATTTTATCTCGTAGGATTAATTCTAATGGAACTGTCAAAGCATATAAGATAGCCTCTAAGCTTGGAAAAATTTTTGAATTCGCCAAACATTCTTTGGTAGACTATGGTGAATTGAAAACGTTTAAGGACTCTTATGGAATGGTACATCATTTAGGTCGGAATCAAGGAATTAAGTATAATGAGCTGAAAAATGTTGAGGATAGACAGTATAGCATAAAATATACAAATATGGATGATAACATTACTAAGCAAGCTGTTGAAAATGCTTTGAATATGGAAAGATTTGGGGGTAAATTACCAAATGGTAAACATAATAATGACAGTGCGAAGCAAAAATACAAAATTCTGATAAATGATTGCAATGCATTTACAAGAACTGTATTCAAAGAATACAAAAAATTATGGAAAGAAAATTGGAAAAAAGAGAATAATTCTACTAGTAGATATCAGGCATGGAAAGCGTGGAGAAGACATTATAAAGAAATTTCTGCCAGACGCAATGAAGAAATTCAAATTAAACATTAA